Proteins encoded in a region of the Cyclopterus lumpus isolate fCycLum1 chromosome 23, fCycLum1.pri, whole genome shotgun sequence genome:
- the ucmaa gene encoding upper zone of growth plate and cartilage matrix associated a, giving the protein MSWTRVFVLSLLTTLLILTFSGVVGSAAVRGDSKAADPEGAARQVFVPESDASNFFKRRSRRSSRYYEQQAEQRVRLSATEQRREYNEEQRDEHENYAEEVRDEQDERSREVNEQLREYHYDGLQPQYYWFH; this is encoded by the exons ATGTCATGGACTCGTGTCTTCGTGCTCTCTTTGCTCAccaccctcctcatcctcacct TTTCCGGTGTGGTGGGAAGCGCGGCGGTGCGGGGCGACTCAAAGGCAGCCGATCCTGAAG GCGCAGCGCGGCAAGTGTTCGTGCCCGAGTCGGACGCCTCCAACTTCTTCAAGCGCCGCAGTCGCCGCTCATCCCGATACTATGAGCAGCAAG CCGAGCAGAGGGTGAGGCTCTCCGCGACCGAGCAGAGGAGGGAGTACAACGAGGAGCAAAGGGACGAGCACGAGAACTACGCCGAGGAGGTGCGCGATG AGCAAGATGAGAGATCGAGGGAGGTGAATGAACAGCTGCGAGAGTATCACTACGACGGCCTCCAGCCTCAATACTACTGGTTCCACTGA